AATTGAGGGGAAAGGCTGTTTTAGCACCAGACTCCCCCGACAGCCTGGGTGGAACAGAACATCCAGTTCCAGGGGTTTCAAAAGCTCTGCCCACACTGTGTGGCAGGCCTCCCCAGGCCAGTGAGCCCCGCTCCCAGACACGACACACGGCCTGGCAAAAACACGGGCGCCTGTCGTATCACTGCTTTCTTGAGAAGTGTTTCAAGGCACGAAATCCAGGCCAGAACCAAatcatttccctttctcttcactGGGGCTGGTCCTCCCACATAATCAGACAAATGCATGAGGTTTGTGGGCTGTTTAAAGCATATGGTTTGTAAATACTGTAAAATCAAACATCACTTTTGGCTTTTATTTACTGTAACTGTTCCCATTACCTAGCACCAAAATAGCTCTTAGGTCTTCTTTGCCTcgctttcctttctccctgttcTTTCCTCTTCACCCCTGCCTTCCCCAGCACGCATGTCTCTGCTctaattcctccctccccacctgctccctccctccttcccctgcttgtctGCCTGTGGACTCCTACTCCGATGTCTTCCTCACCTGCTCCACTTAACGtcttgcttcctctccctccctttgtgCCTCTCACGCTGCTCCTTGATCTTTTGAAATGTCTTTGCTACCTTTCCCTTTCCGTGCTTTCACTGCTAAAGGCTGCAGCCACACGCTCCTCACTCTCGCTCCACTCCCCCCCACCTCTCAGGGCTGTTTTCTCTTCCGTCCCAAGACTCACCGCAGAgtgccttctttcccttcctctctaaagGCAACACAGGGATCACAGAATCATAGAATTCAGAGTCAAAGGGACACAGCCTATGTTACACTGACAGTTACTTCTGAGTCAGaaactctttcttcttctcctatCACCCCCGATAATGGCTGCCCCTGTCACTCCTTAGAGCAAGAAGGGCTGGGGGAGATGATAAAGGAAGGGGCCCACCTCACCCCCATGCTCCGTTGCCAACGTGGGCACCCCGCCCTTTCATTTAGGcctcattacacacacacacaccctcttcccAGGGCCCTCGGTGCAGGCGTGTTTGTTCCCGGGCTCCACCAAAACACTGAGTTTCCTTCTCCGGTGTCTCTTCTCCCCGGCCTGGCCAGTCCGTGCTTCACACCCACAGCCCCAGGGGAAATACAATTCTGTTTTGAGGTGGCAGGAGAGACAGTGGTATTGGGGTCCCTTGCTCCACGTGCAGGTCTTGGGGGGGTGTGTTGGGGGTGAAGGCTGCCAGCAGTGACCCAACAGCCAGATCCAACAGGAAGCTCATGGCAAAGCCGGCTCCCACCCAGGGTCATGCTCAGTCAATCAGCCCATCAACAATAGCTAGTCGATGCTCTTGTGGCGTGGGCTTCTCTCTGTGCCACTGGGCAAAGCATCCtcaaaacacaggaaaagaaatagagaccCAGTGAGACACCCCTGTAGCCAGAAAACAACGACTCAAAAATCCAGCTTTCTCAGCCGGGGGCTTCTCTAAGCATTTTACAGAATCTCCGACGCTGCTTTCTTGGTATCCGGGGAGACAGAGGTTACACCCAAGTAAGCCACTGGGCATTTGTGAAAATCCCTCCATctcccagggcctggctcctTGGGGTCTCTGTTTCTCCGGTCAGCCACAGGGAAGAGGATTCGCGGAGGAAGttctctgctgagcggggagcggGAGGCCAGCCTTGCCCAGGCTTCAGGACGCCTGCTCTCCAGTCCTGCCCCCACGGCCCCTCCTGCTCCCAGCTCAGCCCTGTGCGGCCACACCTTTATTTCCAACCCAGCAGCGCCCACCCTTGTAGAACCGGAGGGAAGCTACGCTGCAAACCCACCCAGGCTTGGAGGTGAGCTGACACGTGCCCCGAGCAGTCCCGCCCCACCCTGTTGCTCGGCGTCCAACCCCGGGGTGTGGATCTCTGCTTCGCTACTCTCAGGGAACATTCCCAAGGCCAGGAGGAAGCAGCGCCATCTTAAAGACAGGAAGAATTTGAGTTTCATGTCCCTGCGCCCCCCTTGCCAGCTTTCCCACTGCCTTCCACACACCGCTGAAGGGGAGCAGAAAAACAAGTATGAATATAATTCTCCACCTGACTTCCTTTCATATCAACTAAGTAACCAACAAAATCGCCAATAAATTACTATTATAAAAGTGTGTACACACAGgcatagatgtgtgtgtgtgtgtgtgtgcacgcacacatatATACGTATGTGTAGATAGTTCCAGCTTTTCTTCCTTGCCCCTCTCGTGCAGGCAGCTTCAGACAAAAGCCTCTGACCCCCCGGAAGGGCCTCATCGGATCATGGGTGCCACGTAGTTGGCAGGAAAGAGGCCCAGTTTGTTGTGCAAGCGGCCGGTCCACCAGGATGGGTTGGAGCTGTCCAGGACCTCGACCACCTCTCCACAGCGAAATCCCAGCTCGTCGTCCTCGAGGGCCTCAAAGTCGTACAGCGCCCGGGCCCACCGCACTCGCTGTTGGGGGAAGCACAGAGGGGTCCCGCTGAGccagggccgggggggggggggggctgggcttCGGAGCTGCTGTCACGCAGGAGGGGTCCTGCTGGCTCCCGCACCAAGACAAAGTCCTCAGTGAGCAGCCTGCCCTGAAGGCCGACCTCTGGCTCTCCAGAGACCCCCCGAACTCCACTTCGACAGAGAGCAGAGCCCGCTGCACAGCCCCGAGCGTCTGAGCTGCCCTAGAGACTCAGGACTATGACCGACAGAGATGGGATTCTCCAAGGCCCCACGAGAATCCTTGCCAGCTACTCTCCCTACAGCAATAGGTGGTCTTTTCACTCTCTCCAGGGACAGAAAGGATGGCAGCGTGCCCACACTGCCAGCCCTTGGTGCTAGGGCGGCCCAGGCAGATGCAGCACAAGGAAAAAGGCAACAGATCTCCCTctgccagagccagagccagagccaaaAACTAGGAGGACAGGGCAAGTCCCGGGGGCCAGACAGATCAACAGACAGGGATCGGCTCCGCCTGGGAACTCCTCCCCCATCACGCGCGGGGCTCCCACCACCTCGGTTCTGAGCTGGGAGCAGCTCGCCTCTGTCCTGGAGGAACAACCATTTCTCTACGTGCCCCCCTGGCCGCCTTCGCTGAACCCGGGGGGAAAGCTCACGTACCCCGGCCACTTGGAGCTGCACAGGGTCTGTGTGTCTCCGGTGCATGAGGGCGGCGTTCACCTCGCTGCCCACGCCCAGGCCACAGTGCCCGTCGTTTATGTCAAGGCTGCCTCCTCGGCGTTCCTAGAGACACGCGTAACAGAGGACCTGTCACCACACCACATCCCTGTCAGGCCCCCCCAGTGCCTTGCTCAGATGCCATGGACACAGCCGGTGTTCCAAGAATACTTGCTGCTGATGACAACACGCCCCAGGTGttagagagaggggggaggatgGCAAAGGGACCTTCGATTGTGAAGACGATGCCAGATTTCCTTCATTCAAAGcatatttattgggtgcctgcCATGTGTCTAGTACTGTCCTAATCACTGGGGATAGGTAGCTGGAAAGAAAAGGTCCTTGTCTTTGTGGATCGTCACTTCAGAGTGGGAACCATACACGTTTAAGTGGTCACGAGCTGAGAGAACGTCTCAGTCCGCCAGGGtaatcagagaaggcttcctagaggaggtgaTACTTGAACTCTAGGTTAGAGGAGGAGAAGGATCAGCCAGGAAAGGGCATTTTAGGCAGAGAAAATAGGGTATAAAAAGCCCCCAAGTTATGAGAGAAAACACAATAGACCCTTCTGGTAACTAAAGATAGTGCAACGTTGCTGGAATGTGTGTTTGCTCGGGGAGtggagagggtggagggtggagggcgGGTGGGTGGTCtagggagaggcagcaggagatGAGGCCGGGGAAACAGATATGGGCAGTTCACAAAGGGCTTTGTGTGCCCTACTAAGGAATTTAGGAATGATGTTATCTGGCCGTATTGTCCATCTCAGTATGTGGTCCCAAATCCCATCTGGAACAGGGCaggggataaataaataaataagcatggCTCTGTTGCGGTGTAAATCTGTTTTTCTTGCGGCTCTCCACAGCCAGAGGGGTTAAGGGGCACGGATAGATCTGGAATTGCGCTGACAGGAAAATGAAGCAACGGTTCACTGAATCCTCAGGGTaggaacgtgtgtgtgtgtgtgtgtgtgtgtgtgtgtgtgtgtgtgagcgttcAGGCAGGGAGCCAGTGAATTCACAGGGTCTTCTTTGCCAAGAGCAGTTCCCATATCATATTACCCTATTTCTGCCAGTTGGGAGGTCTGGGGTCTTCTTTACGAACTCTGAGAGCTCTCACGAGGCTGGGGGTGCCCAAGACGCTCCTCCCCGGCCCACAGTCCCAGGACCACAACAGACCCCCAAGCACTTGTTGGCTCTGGTTGCATCTGGCATCGTGAGGGATTTTCACACGCTCAGTGGCCGCGGGGACAGGGTGGCCTGAGCCCCGGGCTGGGGAGGTCCTCTTCCTGACCTCACAGTGCCCATTCATCCTGCTGGGTTACCTGATGGAAATGAGGGTGCTGCAGGTAGCGGTGCTGCTGGGCTGGGGGCGCCGGCGGGTACGGCGAGGGAGGGGGTGCCGGGTGGTCCGAAAGCTTCCGGATCATCGAAGGCCGGATTTCTTCTCCCACGGTCCCACTGAGGTGCGGGCCTCCCTGGGGCCTCCGGTCCAGGCTGTTGCCCCGGTGACCCTGGGAGAGAATGACGAAGAGGATGCTGGTCCATCCTTCTCCCACAACTCCTGCCCCCCGCTTTCTGGCAGCTTTCCAGACTTTGCCCACGACCTCTCCAAGGGACAGCCGAAAGCATGCAGGCAGCCTCAAGAGAGCCGATGGTCTGGACCCTCGTGGTTTCAAAAATGGTCTCCACGTTCTCAGATTCTCCCGGGTTGGGGACTCTGGGTCTCTGGTTCACTTTCCACGTGCTACCCATTAAGTCTCTTCCTAGTGGGCTTGTTTTACTCTCTGTAATCAAGCTTGAATATTCTATTTTGCTAACACAATGCCACTCCTCCTTATCGCCTGTTGCCACACCGCCGGACATCCTCCCCTCCCGATAAGCTCTGCCACTGACTTTGCCTGATTTTGAACTGTCATTTATGGCCCAGTGATAGAGCCCCAAACAGCAGCCCTCTTGCGGCCCCATGGAAACCAGGCCTGCCGCTGGGCAGGCTGGGAAGGAGCACAGCCTTTCTGCTTACTGGTACCACAACCTTGTGACTCGGAGGTactttcttgttattttaatttcacaaaCAATTACACAGGCCTGGGCTtcttatatgccaggcactgttcgaAGTGGTTTACAAATATGAACTCGTTTAATCCAGTTTAATGCATTTTATGCTACCTCTGTTCTCTGCACGCACATCCTGGTAAATTAATACCTCTGTTTCTTGGTTAAAATAACTCACAAATTCTTAGttaacctttgtttttctttctgaacttTTATGTGCACTTGCTGGGAAGACCCTTTTCTCCTAGGACTGTCATTTCTCAGGCTTACAATCAACAAAATTACCTGAAATGGTTTTCTCTACTTCCCCAGAGCACCTGTTGCTTTGAAAGCCTCACCTTGTTCCAGGGATTTCAACTATTTCAACTATTCCAGAGAATGCTTCTTTCTAGAATACCCATTTCTTTCTTATAACGATGTTGTTTCctttgaaagatattttatatatatatatatatatagtgtgtgtgtgtgtgaattttcttATGGGAGGCAAGTTAGCATTTCCTTGGTGCCTACTATGTCCAGATTTTATGGCAAGTGCTATCgctatattatctcatttaatccttacaacagcccaGCGAGGGAGGTATTATATTCTCTCCATTCTCCAGATGAGAAATCTGGTACTCAGAAAGGTTTCTTAACTTGGTTATGTAATAAGGACAGTTAGTGATGAAATAAGGATTTAAAAACTAGGtttttctgggggtgcctgggtggctcagctggttaagtgtctgactcttggtttcagctagggtcatgatttcagggtcatggggtcgagccctgcgtcaggctctgtgctcagctcagagtctgtttgagattctctctctctccctcttcctctgctccttcccctgccagagagtgctctccctctctctaaaataaattaaaaaatctaaaaaaaaaaaaaaaaaaaagctaggttTGTCTGACgtattttcaagtaaaataataCTCTACATTCCACACTGTTCCAAGAGCAAGAATTCCAGGTCCAGTTTCTTCCTCCAACACCCCCAACCTCCCTTTCTGTGACGAAGCTCTATCTGCTGCCTTGGTCCTGGACTCTAGGCCGCTCTCCAACATCCCTGTGTGTGGCCCCCTGGCCTTCACCTTTGGGCAACTCTAGGCTAGTTGCAGCTAGGCTGAAACTGTGTTGTGGTACTATCCGtaataacaaaacaaatcacCCCCGGTTAGGAGCTAATGTTTGCGGAGTGCTTGTAGCGCTGTTAAGAGTGGTGTTCGGGAAGGGGATACACTATCTTCTCTAACCTTCACCACCATCTATGAGCTAGGTATCACCATCATTCCAATATTATGgatcaggaaactgaggatcagacAACTTTCCCAAATCACATGGCTGGGAAGTGTTCAGAGATGACCGAAGCTGAGGTCTGACATTGGCCTTCTTCTGTCTTCCGGAATACTCAGAGGACGTGCCCATCAAATGCATTGTCTTGATGGGTCACATAGGACTCATGCTGCCTAAAATCTGCAGACTGGGGCTGATCGCGGCCTGAGGCATACCTGATCCTCTCGGGTTCTATCCCTCAGAAAGATCTGCTTCTGTTTGGAGATGGAAGTCGTCCTGTAGTAGTCCACCAGCTTATTTAGAGATGGAAACTTCTCTGTCCACAGGAAGTAATTACCCTTGTTGTCTCTCATGACCTTGAAGTGCTGAACATCATCCTCATGCCTAGAGATCAGGGCGAACGCAAATTGTATATTACATGGTGACAATGTCCCCACCTGCAGGGCTGACCGCATCCAGGGATGCTGGAGTTCTGTTGGGGCAGGAACGGGGATGCGAGTGCCTGCCCATCACAGGGCAGGTGGACCGGCTCAGTCAAACTCTAGGGGAGATTGGTGGGAGGGACCGCTCAGGACACAGGCAGCATTAGAAGGGATTTTTACATCAGCGGAAGATAATCTGTCTTCTGACACCGAAGCCaacctttcattaaaaaaaaaatgtccaagcGCTTCAACGACTACCAGGTCAAGAACTTTTTCACAATGTTTGTTTGAAACATGGCAACTCCCAAGCCTGTACAATGCCTAGCACTCTGCCAAGACTCAGAAGGGAGAGGTTTTTCACCCCTGTTATCTTTCTATTCTCAGAAATACTTTGGACCAGCTCTTTTAAGCCCATAAAATAGCTCTGGACAGTAAGAGACCATCTTGAGAAATTTGTCACACTTGGCTCTCTACCTAATGGAGATCTCTTGGTCTTGGTTTATGTTTTGCATAAATAAGTTTACAAAGTACTTTGAACTTTTGGGGAGAAAGGTGTTATATAGCGATGCAGTGTTTGAATCGGAAAGGACCTCTGAGATTGTTTAGCCTCATCTCCACGTTCCCGATGAGGAcgcggaggctcagaga
This Ursus arctos isolate Adak ecotype North America unplaced genomic scaffold, UrsArc2.0 scaffold_21, whole genome shotgun sequence DNA region includes the following protein-coding sequences:
- the GRAP2 gene encoding GRB2-related adapter protein 2, which encodes MEAIAKFDFTASGEDELSFHTGDVLKILSNQEEWFKAELGSQEGYVPKNFIDIQFPEWFHEGLSRHQAENLLMGKEVGFFIIRASQSSPGDFSISVRHEDDVQHFKVMRDNKGNYFLWTEKFPSLNKLVDYYRTTSISKQKQIFLRDRTREDQGHRGNSLDRRPQGGPHLSGTVGEEIRPSMIRKLSDHPAPPPSPYPPAPPAQQHRYLQHPHFHQERRGGSLDINDGHCGLGVGSEVNAALMHRRHTDPVQLQVAGRVRWARALYDFEALEDDELGFRCGEVVEVLDSSNPSWWTGRLHNKLGLFPANYVAPMIR